Proteins from a single region of Oncorhynchus nerka isolate Pitt River linkage group LG18, Oner_Uvic_2.0, whole genome shotgun sequence:
- the slirp gene encoding LOW QUALITY PROTEIN: SRA stem-loop-interacting RNA-binding protein, mitochondrial (The sequence of the model RefSeq protein was modified relative to this genomic sequence to represent the inferred CDS: deleted 2 bases in 1 codon) translates to MAGSSKKVYEVFVSKIPWTLASKEMKDYFGQFGQVKKCLVPFDKETGFHRGFCWIGYTSEEGLNNALQKDPHVLEGSTV, encoded by the exons ATGGCAGGGTCGTCGAAGAAGGTATATGAGGTGTTTGTGTCTAAAATACCATGGACCCTTGCAAGCA AGGAGATGAAAGACTACTTTGGGCAGTTTGGTCAAGTCAAGAAATGCCTTGTTCCCTTT GACAAAGAGACAGGCTTCCACAGAGGCTTCTGCTGGATCGGCTACACGTCCGAGGAAGGCCTGAAT AATGCTCTCCAGAAAGACCCACATGTACTGGAGGGATCCACGGTATAG